One window of Papaver somniferum cultivar HN1 chromosome 9, ASM357369v1, whole genome shotgun sequence genomic DNA carries:
- the LOC113307918 gene encoding pentatricopeptide repeat-containing protein At2g38420, mitochondrial-like, which translates to METLITESTTKTQNPNLLSLLIDSFTTYKCDPTPSAYSFIIRNLTQNSQFDQIPLVLNRLEKVEKFEIPERFFINLIKIYGDDLNQIENATDLFYRIPNFRCVPTVYSLNALLTVLCKSQQGLSMVSQVLLRSSELMSIRLEESSFCILITALCRIKKFGYAIELLHMMLSEHRYEPDYEMYSKIFMEICERGDVDEVMGFLEEFRNAGFVLNGENYSDLIRVLVKNGKGKEGLDMLYRMKSDGMKPDVVCYTRVLEGVISTRDFEKAEELFDEMLLLGVEPNVYTYNVYINGLCKQNKIEDGFKMVGHMEELDCKPDVVTYNTLIGAVCKYGEVKRGKEVLRMMGMKGVGGNVHTYRILIDGLIGKGELIEACGLLEEMFVKDFVPRSSTLDAMITGMCERGLVGQALQVLNKIVERNVAPGEKTWKVLLCESKLDFNDATRNNFDYLVA; encoded by the coding sequence ATGGAAACCCTAATTacagaatcaacaaccaaaacccaaaaccctaatcttCTTTCACTTCTCATTGATTCATTTACCACATACAAGTGTGATCCAACACCATCCGCATACTCATTCATCATCAGAAACTTAACCCAGAACTCCCAATTTGATCAAATCCCATTAGTTCTCAACAGACTGGAAAAAGTTGAGAAATTTGAAATCCCAGAAAGATTTTTTATTAATTTGATTAAGATTTATGGGGATGATTTGAATCAGATTGAAAATGCTACTGATTTGTTTTATAGAATCCCTAATTTCAGGTGTGTACCTACTGTATATTCACTTAATGCATTACTTACAGTACTTTGTAAATCACAACAAGGTCTTTCAATGGTGAGTCAAGTCTTATTGAGAAGCAGTGAATTAATGAGTATTCGATTAGAAGAATCGAGTTTTTGTATACTGATAACTGCTTTGTGTAGGATTAAGAAATTCGGTTATGCAATTGAGTTATTACATATGATGTTGTCTGAGCATAGGTATGAACCTGATTATGAAATGTATtctaaaattttcatggagatTTGTGAAAGGGGAGATGTTGATGAGGTTATGGGGTTCTTGGAGGAGTTTAGGAATGCCGGGTTTGTTTTAAATGGAGAGAATTATAGTGATTTGATCAGGGTTTTGGTTAAAAATGGGAAAGGCAAAGAGGGTTTAGATATGTTGTATCGAATGAAAAGTGATGGCATGAAGCCTGATGTTGTTTGTTATACTAGGGTTTTAGAAGGGGTTATCAGTACAAGGGATTTCGAGAAAGCCGAGGAGTTGTTTGATGAAATGCTTTTGTTAGGTGTAGAGCCTAATGTTTATACGTATAATGTTTATATCAATGGTTTATGTAAACAGAATAAAATCGAAGATGGTTTTAAGATGGTTGGGCATATGGAAGAGTTGGACTGCAAACCTGATGTGGTAACGTATAATACACTTATCGGAGCAGTATGTAAATATGGGGAAGTAAAGAGAGGGAAAGAGGTTTTGAGGATGATGGGTATGAAGGGTGTTGGAGGGAATGTGCATACCTATAGGATTTTGATTGATGGGTTGATTGGTAAGGGTGAATTGATAGAAGCTTGTGGGTTACTCGAGGAGATGTTTGTGAAAGATTTTGTTCCTCGCTCTTCAACTTTAGATGCGATGATTACTGGGATGTGTGAACGGGGACTTGTTGGACAAGCATTACAGGTactgaacaaaatagtcgaaaggAATGTTGCTCCTGGGGAAAAGACGTGGAAAGTACTGCTTTGTGAATCAAAATTAGATTTCAATGATGCGACGCGGAATAATTTTGACTACTTAGTTGCTTAG
- the LOC113307850 gene encoding EPIDERMAL PATTERNING FACTOR-like protein 6, with product MAASPSGSHRLSAVSVAIFIFFFTTTLLPFSSAVPDGLADTSSGTVEKRELLTLGSRPPQCFNKCFDCSPCTPELVSSPSQLRNMKRSIRTNLMASSEQEYNPYLPQSWQCRCGNKLYQL from the exons ATGGCTGCATCACCAAGCGGAAGTCACCGGCTTAGCGCAGTTTCTGTGGcgattttcatctttttcttcacaACAACACTGCTTCCTTTCAGTAGTGCGGTTCCCG ATGGGTTAGCTGATACAAGTTCTGGAACTGTGGAGAAAAGGGAACTGTTGACGTTGGGCTCAAGACCTCCTCAATGTTTTAACAAGTGCTTTGATTGCAGTCCTTGTACTCCAGAATTGGTTAGTTCTCCTAGTCAACTTCGCAACATGAAGAGGAGTATTCGCACTAATTTAATGGCGTCATCCGAACAAGAATATAATCCATATCTTCCTCAATCATGGCAATGTAGATGCGGAAACAAATTATATCAACTTTAG